The Chitinophaga caeni genome segment TGGTAGCGTTCTTAGTTTTATTCACCGGCGAAATCAAAATAGGCAACCTCGGATCTTCCCAATCCCGTAAACTATCAACTAAATCCTTGGAGGGTTTCCTTTTATCAAATTCATCATTAGAATTGGCGATATCGCTGCCCGGCCAACTATTCTCAGCCGTTAAGCCCAGGTAATCCACCGTAGCATCAGCAGCACGGTCTAATATTAGCGGGTACCGATCTTCATCCGATACCATTTCTTTCATGATCCCGGCGGCTTCCGGGTAAGCTTGGCTGCACCGTAGGAGCAATCTCAGCCGTAATGAATTGGCCAAACGTCGCCAGGCAATTACATCCCCGTGAAACAATACATCGTACTGTGCATCTATAGCCGGTAATGGAGTTGACAACCAATTGTTACAACTATCTAATGTTTTGATGAGGTCCTTATAAATAAACTCCTGCAAATCATACTTGGGATTAGGATACCCTTCATCTGCAAGGAGTGCCTCGGAATAAGGAATATCCCCCCACAAATCCGTCAAGTAAGCATAATTAATAACAGCCAAAATTTTGCCCAGTACACGGTATTGCGGTTCCCTGTGCTCCCCTGCCTTCAAAATCAATTGCCTGTTGATCGATAACCTGCGGTACCATTCATTCCAGCCCATGGGGCCCCAGTTAAATTTATCCATCGACTCGTTCCGAACCATGGTAATATAACGTCCGGCCACACCTCCATGATCCATGAAAGCAAAATTTTGCCATTCATATGCAGTTTTAGTGATCACGGTTGATAATAACTCCCCCGGCTTGATATCTACCGGTTGCCTTGGATCTGTATTTATTTGATTAAATCCCTCCCTGCACCCTGCCATAAAAAGCAGGATGATCAAGTAAATGGCATATTTATTCAACTTAAACATCATTCCAAACTAAAAACTGCAATCTATTTTAAATCCGAAAGTTTTAATACCCGGGAGCGTCCAAGTATTAATCCCGAGCTGGTACCGGCTATTTTCAATCTTGTTAGAAGTTTCCGGATCAAAGCCTGTTCCCGCGGCATTCCAGGCAAATAAGTTCCTTGCCATGAAAACCAGGCGAACGTTTTGTATCCACTTGGCCGGGTGTAAAAAATTATACCCGAGCGAAAGTTCACGCAACTTGATATATGTTGCGTTATAAGCATTCCTAGCAGGGAAATCCCAATAGTAATTACCATAATAAGCCTCGGGCGATAAAATGACATCATTGGGAGCAAAAGTCCCGTCATCTTGCAGGTTATAGCCATACAATATCATGCCATCATGCCGCTCTTTACCATTTCCATCTACCCACGGAAGTCCCCCTTGCGATGCATCCCTACCCGGTAAAGTCACATCCACCCTGCCATCGCTCTGCAAATTCTTAGCCGTATATGAATAAAACGTACCGCCTTGCCGCCAATCTAACAAGGCTCCCGCGAACCAATTTTTATATTTAACACCATGATTCCAGCTCAACATGAAATCGGGATTATAATTACCAAATTTTTCATAAGCACCGCCTTCAAGCTGGTATTGCCCGCTAGCCGTTAACCAGGGCGCCCCTTTATACGGGCCGCCCGGTACTTTCTTATAAGTTCCCCCGTACATATCCCCCATCCGGCCGCCAACCTTTGCTAACACGCTGGCTCCTTCACCACCGCTTAAGTAAATTTCACCATTAGGAATTCCAGGATCTAATGCAACGATCTTATCCCAATTCTTGGAAAAGTTGATATACCCTTCATATTGAACATGAAGCGGTTTTTTATTACCATGCCAAGAAAGTTGTA includes the following:
- a CDS encoding SusD/RagB family nutrient-binding outer membrane lipoprotein — protein: MAGCREGFNQINTDPRQPVDIKPGELLSTVITKTAYEWQNFAFMDHGGVAGRYITMVRNESMDKFNWGPMGWNEWYRRLSINRQLILKAGEHREPQYRVLGKILAVINYAYLTDLWGDIPYSEALLADEGYPNPKYDLQEFIYKDLIKTLDSCNNWLSTPLPAIDAQYDVLFHGDVIAWRRLANSLRLRLLLRCSQAYPEAAGIMKEMVSDEDRYPLILDRAADATVDYLGLTAENSWPGSDIANSNDEFDKRKPSKDLVDSLRDWEDPRLPILISPVNKTKNATIDTNLYVGVPNAIQDPFQYNGGNDHISHFAAAFNQAKSDLCKAVIFTNSETWFILAEISLRGWVDFRGMTTEALYKKAVTASMEYWGTAPGEKYFKKKPVKFDGTIRQLITQKWVSLLFNGDEGWMEHRRTGYPAFKLGPLAMQPSIPLRFMYPEDEILFNSAAYNQAKINMGGDGPNTKMWLIR